A stretch of the Psychroserpens sp. Hel_I_66 genome encodes the following:
- a CDS encoding DUF2911 domain-containing protein has protein sequence MKTKSIISTIAMAFILFISIQVKAQEFAPMDKSPMDAASFPTSYKDANKLIKVVYSRPQLNGRSLEKLAPNGDVWRTGANEAAELTLYTTMALGDSKIAPGTYTLYVIPGEKEWTAIVSKDLNVWGSYFYKQENDVARLAVPVTEGEESLEAFSITFTEAKDGVHMHLGWDKTRVAIPFTK, from the coding sequence ATGAAAACAAAATCAATTATTTCAACTATTGCAATGGCTTTTATACTATTTATTTCAATACAAGTAAAAGCACAAGAGTTTGCACCAATGGATAAAAGCCCAATGGATGCAGCGTCTTTTCCAACTAGTTACAAAGATGCAAATAAGCTAATCAAAGTTGTTTATAGCAGACCTCAATTAAATGGTCGCTCCTTAGAAAAATTAGCACCAAATGGTGATGTTTGGAGAACTGGAGCTAATGAAGCTGCAGAATTAACGCTTTACACAACTATGGCTTTAGGAGATAGTAAAATTGCTCCTGGAACGTATACATTATATGTTATTCCTGGAGAAAAAGAATGGACAGCAATCGTAAGTAAAGATTTAAATGTTTGGGGAAGTTATTTTTACAAGCAAGAAAATGATGTTGCCAGACTAGCTGTGCCAGTGACAGAGGGTGAAGAATCTTTAGAAGCATTTAGTATCACGTTTACAGAAGCCAAAGATGGAGTTCACATGCATTTAGGATGGGATAAAACTAGAGTTGCTATTCCTTTTACAAAATAG
- the asnB gene encoding asparagine synthase B, translating to MCGIVCAFELKQKSDDLRPQILEMAKSIRHRGPDWSGIYSDEKAILAHERLAIVDPASGKQPLFSPDKKLILAANGEIYNHRALRKQFPDYKFQTESDCEVILALYQEKGADFVDEMNGIFGFAIYDTEKDEYFIARDHMGIIPLYIGWDQNGTFYVASELKALEGVCTKIELFPPGHYMSSKDGKFVKWYVRDWTDYDAVKDNETSIAEVKRALEAAVHRQLMSDVPYGVLLSGGLDSSVTSAIAKKYAQKRIESDDKSDAWYPQLHSFSVGLEGSPDLAAAQKVADHIGTVHHEIKFTIQEGLDAIKDVIYNIETYDITTIRSSTPMYLMARVIKSMGIKMVLSGEGADEIFGGYLYFHKAPNAREFHEETVRKLDKLHMYDCLRANKSLAAWGIEGRVPFLDKEFMDVAMRINPQDKMINGERMEKWVIRKAFEDMLPESVAWRQKEQFSDGVGYSWIDTLKEVVNKEVTDEQMENAKFRFPIQTPQNKEEFYYRSIFEGHFPSDAAARSVPQEASVACSTATALEWDEAFKNMNEPSGRAISNVHDKAYAKA from the coding sequence ATGTGCGGAATTGTATGTGCGTTTGAACTAAAACAAAAATCAGATGATTTAAGACCTCAAATTCTTGAAATGGCTAAAAGTATTCGACATAGAGGTCCAGACTGGAGCGGTATTTATAGCGATGAAAAAGCAATATTGGCGCATGAGCGTTTGGCTATCGTTGACCCAGCATCTGGTAAGCAGCCACTTTTTAGTCCTGATAAGAAACTCATATTAGCAGCAAACGGAGAAATTTATAACCATAGAGCATTACGTAAACAATTTCCAGATTATAAGTTTCAGACTGAAAGTGATTGCGAAGTCATTTTAGCCTTGTACCAAGAAAAGGGAGCAGATTTCGTTGATGAAATGAACGGGATCTTTGGATTTGCAATTTACGATACCGAAAAAGATGAATACTTCATTGCTCGCGACCACATGGGAATTATTCCATTATATATCGGTTGGGACCAAAACGGTACTTTTTATGTCGCTTCGGAATTAAAAGCGCTAGAAGGTGTTTGTACAAAAATTGAATTATTTCCTCCAGGTCATTATATGTCAAGCAAAGATGGAAAATTCGTAAAATGGTACGTTCGCGATTGGACAGATTATGACGCTGTAAAAGATAACGAAACAAGTATCGCCGAGGTGAAAAGAGCTTTAGAAGCAGCAGTTCATAGACAATTGATGAGTGATGTGCCATACGGTGTACTCCTTTCAGGCGGATTGGATTCTTCGGTAACCTCTGCAATTGCCAAAAAATATGCGCAAAAGCGTATTGAGAGCGATGATAAGTCTGATGCTTGGTATCCGCAGTTACATTCATTTTCCGTAGGATTGGAAGGGTCTCCAGATTTGGCAGCAGCTCAAAAGGTTGCAGACCATATTGGCACTGTTCACCACGAAATAAAATTTACAATTCAAGAAGGTTTAGATGCGATAAAAGATGTTATCTATAACATAGAGACCTATGATATTACTACGATAAGATCATCAACGCCAATGTATCTAATGGCTCGAGTGATTAAATCTATGGGGATTAAAATGGTATTGTCTGGAGAAGGAGCAGACGAGATTTTTGGTGGCTACCTATACTTTCATAAAGCGCCAAATGCACGTGAATTTCATGAAGAAACCGTTCGTAAACTGGATAAACTGCATATGTACGATTGTTTAAGAGCAAATAAAAGTTTAGCTGCTTGGGGAATTGAAGGACGTGTGCCATTTTTAGATAAAGAATTTATGGACGTTGCCATGAGAATCAATCCTCAGGATAAAATGATCAATGGAGAGCGTATGGAGAAATGGGTAATTCGTAAGGCATTTGAAGACATGTTACCAGAAAGTGTCGCTTGGAGACAAAAAGAGCAATTTAGTGATGGAGTAGGTTACAGTTGGATTGATACTTTAAAAGAGGTCGTTAATAAAGAAGTGACTGATGAGCAAATGGAAAATGCAAAATTCCGTTTTCCAATCCAAACTCCGCAAAACAAAGAAGAGTTTTACTACCGTTCAATATTTGAGGGGCATTTTCCTAGTGATGCAGCAGCAAGGAGTGTGCCTCAAGAAGCAAGTGTGGCTTGCAGTACAGCAACAGCTTTAGAATGGGATGAGGCATTTAAAAACATGAACGAACCCTCAGGAAGAGCAATCTCAAACGTTCACGATAAGGCTTATGCAAAAGCATAA
- the gyrB gene encoding DNA topoisomerase (ATP-hydrolyzing) subunit B: MSEKREEFNKDNYSADSIQALEGMEHVRMRPSMYIGDVGTRGLHHLVYEVVDNSIDEALAGHCDNITVIINEDNSITTEDDGRGIPVDLHKKEGVSALEVVMTKIGAGGKFDKDSYKVSGGLHGVGVSCVNALSEHLKATVYRKGEVWEQEYERGKAMYPVKKVGTTDKRGTIVTFKPDPTIFTQTLEYSYDTLASRLRELAYLNKGITIHLIDKRYKKEDGEFEGETFHSEEGLKEFIKFLDGNREPLIKEVIAFEGEKNGVPVEVAMIYNTSYAENLHSYVNNINTHEGGTHLSGFRRGLTHTLKKYADSSGMLDKLKFDIQGDDFREGLTAIISVKVQEPQFEGQTKTKLGNREVSASVSQAVSEMLTDYLEEHPEDAKTIVQKVILAAQARHAAQKARDMVQRKTVMSIGGLPGKLSDCSEQDPTKCEVFLVEGDSAGGTAKQGRDRAFQAILPLRGKILNVEKAMSHRVFENEEIKNIFTALGVTIGTEEDSKELNLTKLRYHKVVIMCDADIDGSHIETLILTFFFRYMKELIENGHIYIATPPLYLVKKGAKKQYAWSDEERSRIMNEFGENSKIQRYKGLGEMNAEQLWDTTMNPEFRTLRQVQIDNGVEADRIFSMLMGDEVPPRREFIEKNAIYANIDA; encoded by the coding sequence ATGAGCGAGAAAAGAGAAGAGTTTAATAAGGATAATTATTCGGCCGATAGTATTCAGGCCCTAGAGGGAATGGAGCACGTACGCATGCGTCCATCGATGTATATTGGTGATGTTGGTACACGTGGTTTACACCATTTGGTTTATGAGGTTGTTGATAACTCAATAGATGAGGCGTTAGCTGGTCATTGTGATAATATTACAGTAATTATAAATGAGGATAATTCAATTACTACGGAAGATGACGGTCGTGGTATACCTGTAGATTTACACAAAAAAGAAGGAGTCTCTGCATTAGAAGTTGTAATGACTAAGATTGGTGCTGGTGGTAAATTTGATAAAGACTCTTATAAGGTTTCTGGAGGATTACACGGTGTCGGTGTAAGTTGTGTTAACGCTTTATCTGAACACTTAAAAGCTACCGTGTATAGAAAAGGAGAGGTTTGGGAACAAGAATATGAACGCGGTAAAGCAATGTATCCGGTAAAAAAGGTGGGTACGACAGACAAACGAGGAACCATTGTTACATTCAAGCCAGATCCAACGATCTTTACCCAAACTTTAGAGTATAGTTATGATACGTTGGCATCTCGTTTACGAGAACTTGCTTATTTAAATAAAGGAATAACCATTCACCTTATTGATAAACGTTATAAAAAAGAGGATGGAGAATTTGAGGGAGAAACATTTCACTCTGAAGAAGGTCTTAAAGAATTTATCAAGTTTTTAGATGGAAACCGTGAACCTTTAATAAAGGAAGTTATTGCTTTTGAAGGAGAGAAAAATGGCGTACCTGTTGAGGTTGCCATGATCTATAATACATCCTATGCAGAAAATTTACATTCCTATGTAAATAACATCAATACGCACGAAGGTGGAACGCACTTATCTGGTTTTAGAAGAGGTTTGACGCATACGCTTAAAAAATATGCAGATTCTTCTGGAATGTTGGATAAATTAAAATTTGATATTCAAGGCGATGATTTTCGTGAAGGTTTGACAGCCATTATTTCGGTAAAGGTTCAAGAGCCACAGTTTGAAGGACAAACAAAAACAAAACTAGGTAACAGAGAAGTATCTGCATCTGTAAGTCAGGCAGTATCTGAAATGTTGACCGATTATCTCGAGGAGCATCCAGAAGATGCAAAAACAATTGTCCAAAAAGTAATCTTGGCTGCACAAGCACGTCACGCTGCACAAAAAGCCCGTGATATGGTGCAACGTAAAACGGTTATGAGTATTGGTGGTTTGCCTGGTAAATTAAGTGACTGTTCTGAGCAAGATCCTACAAAATGCGAAGTGTTTCTTGTTGAGGGAGATTCAGCAGGAGGAACAGCAAAACAAGGTCGTGATAGAGCTTTTCAAGCCATTCTCCCATTACGTGGTAAGATTTTAAACGTGGAGAAAGCCATGTCACATCGTGTTTTTGAAAACGAAGAAATCAAAAATATTTTTACAGCACTCGGTGTAACCATTGGTACAGAAGAAGATAGTAAAGAACTTAATTTAACAAAATTACGATACCATAAAGTAGTGATTATGTGTGATGCCGATATTGATGGTAGTCACATTGAAACCCTAATTTTGACATTCTTCTTTAGATATATGAAAGAATTGATAGAAAACGGTCACATTTACATCGCAACGCCACCTTTGTATTTAGTTAAAAAAGGTGCTAAAAAGCAATATGCTTGGAGTGATGAAGAGCGTTCAAGAATCATGAATGAATTTGGAGAAAATAGCAAGATCCAGCGTTATAAAGGTCTTGGTGAAATGAATGCTGAGCAATTATGGGATACAACCATGAATCCAGAATTCAGAACATTACGACAAGTTCAAATTGATAATGGGGTAGAAGCAGATCGTATTTTCTCAATGTTAATGGGTGATGAAGTACCGCCTCGTAGAGAGTTTATCGAGAAAAATGCAATTTATGCAAATATTGATGCATAA
- a CDS encoding DUF6588 family protein — MKKIVITIVACLVIVSVRAQENVNDLLAAGVSDAQRFTQDYMAPASEGLAYGINNGWFNNAKSPKRFNFQLSVIGNVGFINDDKKSFQMNAADYENIRFEDGSGSKMVATALGNNDPDVRVIITYDDPLFGSQETELVLPTGIGSEGVNLIPTGFLQASFSPFKGTQLIGRFIPKIETEDAKLGLYGIGLQQEFTSWLPADKVLPIAVSGLVAYTHLDGSYDFTDAEFVDGENQRVETDMNTVLLQLIVGTKLKIINFYAGLGYITGSSTTDLLGTYRVTDGFLFSEEINDPFSVKHDISGIRGTLGANLKVGFFGLNADYTIAEFDSATLGINFSF; from the coding sequence ATGAAAAAAATAGTTATTACCATTGTAGCATGTCTTGTTATAGTATCTGTAAGAGCTCAAGAAAACGTAAACGATTTACTGGCAGCAGGTGTTTCTGACGCGCAACGTTTTACTCAGGATTATATGGCTCCAGCTTCGGAAGGTTTAGCCTATGGTATCAATAATGGCTGGTTCAATAACGCGAAATCACCAAAGAGATTTAATTTCCAACTGTCTGTAATTGGTAATGTAGGATTTATAAATGATGATAAAAAATCATTTCAAATGAATGCTGCAGATTATGAGAACATTAGGTTTGAGGATGGTAGTGGCTCAAAAATGGTGGCTACTGCTTTAGGAAATAATGATCCTGATGTGAGAGTCATTATTACCTATGACGATCCGCTTTTTGGAAGTCAGGAAACAGAACTCGTATTGCCAACTGGAATTGGTTCAGAAGGTGTCAATCTAATACCGACTGGATTTTTGCAAGCTAGCTTTTCGCCTTTTAAAGGAACTCAACTTATTGGTAGATTTATTCCGAAGATAGAAACAGAGGATGCAAAATTAGGCTTATATGGAATTGGTTTACAACAAGAATTTACGAGTTGGTTACCTGCAGATAAAGTGTTGCCAATAGCAGTTTCGGGACTTGTAGCATACACACATTTGGATGGAAGCTACGATTTTACGGATGCAGAATTTGTAGATGGCGAAAACCAACGTGTAGAGACCGATATGAATACGGTTTTGCTTCAATTAATAGTAGGCACAAAATTAAAGATCATCAATTTTTATGCAGGTTTGGGTTATATCACAGGAAGTTCAACAACAGATCTTTTGGGAACGTATAGGGTAACCGATGGGTTCTTGTTTTCAGAAGAAATAAATGACCCGTTCTCGGTAAAGCATGACATTTCTGGAATAAGAGGGACTTTGGGTGCTAATTTAAAAGTTGGTTTTTTTGGCTTAAATGCAGATTATACAATTGCAGAATTTGATAGTGCCACTTTGGGGATCAACTTCTCTTTCTAA
- the mdh gene encoding malate dehydrogenase, which translates to MKVTVVGAGAVGASCAEYIAIKDFASEVVLLDIKEGFAEGKAMDLMQTASLNGFDTKITGVTNDYSKTADSDICVITSGIPRKPGMTREELIGINAGIVKTVSSSLIDHSPNTIIIVVSNPMDTMTYLVHKTTNLPKGKIIGMGGALDSARFKYRLAEALGAPISDVDGMVIGGHSDTGMVPLTRLATRNSVPVSEFISEDRLNQVLEDTKVGGATLTKLLGTSAWYAPGAAVSGLVQAIACDQKKIFPCSTLLEGEYGLNDLCIGVPVVLGRNGIESIVDIKLNDAEKSHMKESAEGVKKTNDLLEL; encoded by the coding sequence ATGAAGGTTACAGTAGTTGGAGCAGGAGCAGTTGGCGCAAGTTGCGCAGAATACATTGCAATCAAGGATTTTGCAAGTGAAGTCGTTTTGTTGGACATCAAAGAAGGTTTTGCAGAAGGTAAAGCAATGGATTTAATGCAAACAGCATCACTAAACGGTTTTGATACCAAAATTACAGGTGTTACTAATGATTATTCTAAAACTGCAGATAGTGATATTTGTGTCATTACTTCTGGGATTCCACGTAAGCCAGGGATGACTCGTGAAGAATTGATCGGTATTAATGCAGGTATTGTAAAAACAGTATCATCCAGTTTGATTGATCACTCTCCAAATACTATTATTATTGTTGTTAGTAACCCAATGGATACAATGACCTATTTAGTGCACAAAACAACCAATTTACCAAAAGGTAAAATTATTGGTATGGGTGGAGCATTGGATTCTGCACGTTTTAAGTACAGATTGGCAGAAGCTTTAGGAGCACCTATTAGTGATGTTGACGGTATGGTAATTGGTGGACATAGTGATACTGGTATGGTGCCATTAACACGTTTAGCTACTAGAAACTCTGTGCCAGTATCTGAGTTTATTTCCGAAGATAGATTGAATCAAGTCTTGGAAGATACCAAAGTTGGTGGTGCAACATTAACCAAATTATTAGGTACTTCTGCTTGGTATGCTCCTGGAGCTGCGGTAAGTGGATTGGTTCAGGCGATTGCTTGTGACCAAAAGAAAATTTTCCCATGTTCTACACTTTTAGAAGGTGAGTACGGGCTAAATGACCTTTGTATTGGAGTGCCAGTGGTTTTAGGACGTAACGGTATTGAGTCTATTGTGGACATAAAATTGAACGATGCAGAGAAATCACATATGAAAGAAAGTGCAGAAGGTGTTAAAAAAACTAACGATTTATTAGAATTGTAA